GTTTTATGCCTACTTTATCCCTCTAACTCTCCTCCGCTACCTTTATCCTCCTTCCCCATCATTCTCCCCATCTGCGACTGCGTTCCTTTTCACTCTTTGCTACTTAATCCTCTCATTTCCTCTGTCACTCCGTCCCCTCCACTGCCTGACTTGCtcctcctttcctttccttcttcctttccttctccactTACTTTTCTAAGGATTCCTTCCTACTTTCCTCAACTTGCCCCGTCTGCATTTCCTGTTTCCTTTCCTCGCCTTGTGTTCCTCTTGTGTTTCTCAGCCTGTCTGTATTGTgtctcatctcagcagcagcagcagcaggatgtCTGAGTTCAGCGAGGAGCCGCGCTTCACTATTGAGCAGATAGATCTGCTGCAGCGGCTGCGTCGCACCGGCATGACCAAGCAGGAGATCCTGCATGCGCTCGACACTCTGGACCGGCTGGACCGGGAGCACGGCGACAAGTTTGGCCGCCgcacctcttcctcctcctcctcctcgtcctcctacGGCGTAGGCGGGGccaacagctgcaccaacaacTCTGCCTctaatactactactaccacGTCATTCAACAATAACAACACTGCCTCGGCAACCACCACCTCTTCAGCGTCatgcaatggcggcgccatcaaCAGTGGCAGTGAGGGTGGAGCCGCCGAGCACGCTGCCGCTGCCGCCTCTTCAACGACCTCCAAAATCTCCACAGCCACGCAGACGCAGTTCAACAGCGCCGGGGGGCTCTCGCTGTCTCCCAGCAACAGCTACGACACGTCCCCACCTCCAGGGCCGCCGCCGCCCTCTGCCATCCTGCCGTCCCCGGTCTCACTGGTGGCCCTGACACAGAACGGCCGCGACAGTCTAGCTGCCACCCCCAACGGAAAACTGTCTCCGCCACGATATCCGGTGAACAGCGCTGCAGCGACGCGAGCGTTCGGGTTTGAATCTACAGAGGAAGATCTGGATATCGATGATAAGGTGGAGGAGCTGATGAGGTGAGTATGAACAGAGAAACTTTGTCGAGTGTGTTTGTAGAACTGGGAAGAATAATGCATTCTAATGCACTGCACAAAAACGTCACCAGAGGGCAGTATGTAGTAGTACCAGGCTGCTGAGCTCAGTAAGCTGTGAAAGATGGCGACGGGGAATAATACTGTGGGGTTTACTGCTAAGATGGTGAAACTTCAAGCGGCTAGTCTGAAATAATCATCGACACGCCTCTCAGTCTAGCGTGGCGCTGTCCACAGTCACAGTACTTTCACAGAAAACACACGGACGACACTGAAACTGTTTCTACAACTCGATgccttttgtcctgtttttttgttctttaaggTTGCAGCCGTCACTAGGTTGGGAGATTGCTTTTTATTACCAGTAAAGCTGGTAAGGTGAGGGCTAATTAGCAGGAACCTCAGTTGAAGCTTCATTGTGTGCAGCTGCTGCTAGAACTATACATGAAGCTGTAGATATCTCATGTTCATTTGTGTTCATGACCTTGGGGCTCTAAATTTAATATCCGTGCTGTAGCATTTAGCTTCATGTTGCATAAAATGTCTCTGGGAAGCCTGTCTGTAGGTGATGTTACTGAAACAGTGATGAAATGGTTCAAActtgcttcacagcaagaaggcgCTAGCAAAAAGTTACGGGCAGATTTAGATAAAAACCTTTGGAGGTGATTGTGATTTGGATCCAAATTTGTGTGAGAGGAACAAGATTGGACACTGAAGAAAGTATTGCAAACGTATCTGGATGCATGTGCTCAGTTGGATGCACGTGGAGGGAATTTTCTGGCTTGGCTGAATCGACACACCTCTAAGTCTGAAACAGCAGCAAGTGCAAGGTTGGTTCATCTTCTCAGGGAGTCTTTTGTGATCTTCATTCTGAGGTTTATCCCACTTTGTCACTTGACTTTTACCAGTGGGACGTCGGGATGTGCGCACTGATGAGCTCATTAGTGAGCTCGTAGTGTTACTGATTGACCAAAGCTTTAGGAATCTATTTAGCTTGTTTATTTGTACAAAGCTCATTTGAGTGAACACACAGCAGTTAAGCAGTGGGTTTAAAGCTGCCTGGGTCCTTCCTGTGGAGAGTCTGCATGTGTGGCTGCTCTGGTTTCCTCCTGCAGCCCAGAGTTAATTGGTAATTCTAAAATTGGCCGTAGGTGTGGACTTGAGATGGAGAGAGCATGTAAGTGTATAGATTGGAGCCCTGTGCGAGTGTGGCTTGTTTGAATGGTCAGGAAGACAACAAAAGCACTATGGAGACGACTGTCCTCTCCATAAAGCTTGAGGGCTTTTCCCCTTTAACTTTCTTATATCATATTGTGATGATGATGCCCACTTGAGGGGAAATCAGGGGGCTCTACAGTATGGATCTAACATACAGCTAACAAAAAGTTGAATTTCACTATCAAAAGCTTGTTTTAGCAACTTGTGGTAGCAAGGTGCTGTCGATTCCTGAGACACCTAAACATAACAGTTACTCTGAGGTGTCAGAGTTGTCCACACTCCACTATAACACATGTTATACACTCTTTAAGATAGAGGTGGAGGTAACGTCCCACAGTGGAGAGCTGTGCCTCGTTTGGCCCACAGGTGTGGGAGGGTTGTCTGTAATGGCACAAATAAGAGGGGAAAACAGGGTTAACGGCACGGTTTCACAGTAATGGGCTCATCCAGTGACGTGTGTAAGGAGTTTCATTCATATAGACAAACGGGTCATTTTCTCCAGTTTGTGTTGTAGACTTTTGCAGTCACAGCGTCCTTAATCTGACTGTGTGGCTGCACCCGTTCCTGCGTGACGGCCTTTCTGCCAGCGGCGCTTTAAGGCGGTATTCATCTAAAGCCACGAGTTTGTCTGGGATGATGCCCAGGTGCTAAACGGCCGTAAGCGTGGACTCCAAAACCTCTTTGGCTGCCTCGTGCCAGTAAGCAAAGTCTGAGAGTTGAGTTTGTGGTCTTGGTCTTGGCAGTCATTTTCACACATCTCCACACCTGATTGTGCACACTAGTGTGTTTCCTAGTTTGTCTTCAGCTCTATTTTTGTATTGAGCTCTATATTTGTCAGTGACCAAGTCAGTTCATCGTCTGTTTATCTTCTTTACTAAAGTAATAACTGACCTGGAGGTGTTGAAGATggcgttctttttttttaaggtcgTATGTGTGTGGAAGCGTCTCTTTTACACTGTGTCGGTTGTTTGCACATCGCTGCTCGCTGTCACTGAAAAGATGAAATGACAGGGAGAAAAAGGTTGCTTTGGGCGGATTTCACAGTGAAGGAAAGTAGAAGTATACTGAGACGACTGGTGCTCCCTGTGTCCTTGCATCGTTCCCTCCTCGGTGTGCGCTCCTCACCGCGGTCGTTTTTATGGACTCTCGCTGACACAAACAGACTTTTCTTCTGCCTCGGCTCTGATGTTAGCCGGGAAATAaatcaaatgatttttttattgataAGGATAGAAGGCCAgtgaggtgcagagccttttctcctttatggttaaaaataaaaacccaggCTGTAGGTTACATATAGTCAAACGCAAACCCTTTAAAGCCCACCATAGACCCAAATctgcttatctttatatttttacatgctgtagtgccatttctgGGACCATTTCAAGTTGCGTtacatcaatacaactgttATATCCCAAAttgtaataatatgtatgcattaagttcacagtaactacataaattgctaaaaagtgcaataaactaacaaaaaatgtaaaatcgtctttgttttttacacaTATTTCCAATTACAGTAATTTCACAGGTAGATCCCGCAAAactgtaaatgcagaaaagttgcacaaaatagtttccaaccacaggaaatttattttgagcgtcTTCATAGTTTCACTTTTAGATACaccaaagagaaacaaaacaaggaaaaacaaaaataaatattattgtgcacAATTCGCAAAAAACAGCATCAAAATAAACGATTTGCAGTTTAAGTTCTAAGAATCCCAGAAACTATGCAGAAAGGCAAAAAGTCCAacatggcggacatgcgatagttcgagCTGACGTTAAAGTGCCGTAAACAGCTGATCAGAtcagcaaagcgtgtttctggaatattatgtttttgttgttgccgGCACTTTTTACGCGATTTTGCAAAGCCATAAAAACCGCGGCCTGGGACAGGCTGAATGCATATAACTCCTCATATTTCAGATGCAAAAGAaatattgcgctagcttatgtGGTTGCAATTCTACCGGCATTTAAAAATAGTTgtgcaaaacggagcgtgcgcGCTTCGATAGGCCTTGAAGGGTTAAAGCTGTCAAGTCTGGTTGTGtctatgcacacacaaaaagccTTGTACACATGGGTTTCCATGTGCTTCTTGCTTTCTTGGAAAAGGATTCATGTTCAAAGATTTCAAATATCAGTTACCAGAattaaaaatgttcttaaaaaaaatctcttgttACACAAATTTACCTTCACTTGGAGGTAATTTTAGAAAAATGGAGGCGGAGAGGGCAAAGACAGCAGTCCATGTGTCTCATCTACTACATCTACATCTACTCTACAGTTTGTTcatacaaaatgtttttatggtGAAGTCTGAAGTATTTGCGAGCAGTGTTATCTAGAAATGTTTTTAGGCCGAATGTCTGATATGATTTCAGGAACCTGGAATTTCAAAAGTGAAGCTAAAGTTTGACACAATCGTCTGAAAAATGGATGTTACAGACAGCAGCGGCGTAGCTGACGGCGTGTGGGAAGGAGGCTAAAATCTGTAACACAATAATACCATGAAACGTCTCAAACCAGATAAATGCTCTTAAACACATTAGAGCTCCAAaattgagaaaaaaacaaaaatgtgatatttaagaaaaaaaaaaaatttgcgcTGGCCTCGTTCTCTCGTATTTGATGCAAAAACCGTTTCTGTTTGCATCTGTAACACTAATGATTCTTCATGCTGCACGATCTGTCTCGTGCACCGCAGCTGTTGTATCTGATCTCACTGAGTCAAAGGCTGAGCGTTTTGCTTACACAGATTACGTTTTCATATCCAGCCATGTTCAATATGAGCATGCACCACTGTAACAGCACAACTACAGACCAGTAGTCCTTGGACGAATCCTGGACGTCATACGCTTGTCTCACAGAGATGCAGCATATAGACCGTTACACATGTACTAAGAAGAGTGTTGGACGGGGCTGTGACGTGTGGATGGGCCCCAGGCACCGTGGGCCCTCCTATTTCTGGGGCTTTTCACGCATCCGTGACGTCGCCCTGTTGACAAAGTCTGTCACTCACAGACTGACAGACATATATGCCGACGTACTCCAGATCTGTTCGGGGACCCATTTTgtgatcatcacacacacacacacacacacacacacacacacacacacagtgaaagcagcagcagctgcgtCATCACGACTGCTGCATGTGCCCTACATTATCTGGCAGTGCTGTTCGTTCCAGCACAGAGGAAGTGGAAATGTTTTAGCTGCATCACATACACCAAAGTTGTTGTCCTCCTCGTTAATCCCCAGAATTTCAAAGGGTGCCCTGGGAAACAGGAGCCAGTCATATttgtactttttactttttctgtaAGATTGAGAAAGAGCCAACCCATCTCTGCATTTGTAATTCCAAGTGCAAATAACCTGTTTCCCCAGCTTGAATATGAGAGTGCTCTGCTTGTCTTCATGCAGCCTAGCCTGCCGGGGTTAACGCAGACCGGGAAAGAAAACATAAACTTTGCAGTTTAGTCCCATCTAAATGACCTCCCTGACTCGGGCATTTGCTCTGCTGTCGTGAAACTTGCCTTTCCAGCTCCCGTCACTTTGACATCTGACTTGAGGAAATGTTTTGCTGTCGCAGCACGCCCGTCTGCAGTTCAGCTGCGACACAAATGCAGATCTGTTGCCAGATTCTTACTATGAAGATGGGGACTAAAGAGATCCGGTTTTAATACCGGATAAAGAGACGGCAGCGTTCTGGTCTCTCCTTAGGAGCAGAGCACGTGATGGATGAGATTTTTGGCTCGTTCCCTGCGTCGCCCACAAAGATGTGCATCCCGTGAGGCTTCAGAGCAACCCGAGCCGGCACAGAGGCGTTTTTGTCGGGACGATGCGTATCGTCAGAAAAGGGAACCGCTCGAGTTCAAGCTGATCTCCTGTAAGagggaagagaaaacaagcttTCTGTTGTGCACCTCTGGAAACATTACATGAAACTGCATTTAGTAACATTCAGTTTGATTAGGTTTTGAGAGCAGAGGCTCAGAAGTTTTTCAGGCCCATTGACAGGTACAGTGTTCATAATCTATTAAAGTGTGCGTGTTAGCCGCCtcgtctcttcctcctctaagCACTTCACACATGAGCTGTCTCCTCCTACTGCTGTGCTGTCCTGCTGCCTTCAGCTACCCTGTGTGAACTGTACGAGTAAGAATAGGCTCCATCGTCAGCGCCGCACCGACCGGCCCGCTGCCTCTGCATTAGATTACACGTCCTTTTTAGAATGACCGAGAAGTTAAGTAGCGTTCAAAAGCCCTCGTCTGCTGCAGGGCTCTCCAGCTTCTCGCTCGGCAGGGCTGCGGGGACGTGACACGAGGTCTCAGCCTGTCCACGGTCCCACGGTGccctttcccttttttctcaCTTTCAAAGTGCACACTTGCTTCTCTGCAGGAGTTTGGCCTTTGAGTTGGCACCCAAAACatccccctcctctcctccccccTCCTCAGTCTTGTAGCTTGTACAGCAGCTCGTGCTACATTGATTCACTGGTGTCGATACaagcagcatttttttcttcaggcTCTAATTTTAGCCCGCGCCGTGAGAGGCTGGCGTGGAtgatattgatgctggatgtCAAAGAGTCGTGACgcattttcatttcacaaaTATGCCAAACAGAGTGCTTAGGACTTTGATGCGATTTCCATTTTGACTGTGTGAGCCTGGGATAGCGGCTGGTTCAAAGGCTGCTGTGATTGTATGGTttgtggggtgggggggcgcCTGCTGGAAACGCTGTCGTgtagagagaggggaaaaaaacctgaatGCACTTTTAGATTTAGACATCTGACAAGTGTTCAGTCTGTACTAGACGGGAATGAAGCTGAGAcatagcgtgtgtgtgtgtgtgtgtgtgtgtgtgtgtgtgtgtgtgtgtgtgtgtgtgtgtgtgtgagtgtatatgtatgtatgtatgggaGGGGAATGGGCTTGAAGCCAGAAAGCAGGGTGGGTACACTGTGTGACTACACATCCTGCGTTCCTGCGAGTCTCTGCAtgctttatatatatttatttattttcctgctgCTGTGAAGTCAGATAGCGGAAACATGCccttttaaatgcattttgaaaATATAGATTACTGGATTGCGGCTCAGCTCTTAGAGCCTCTGCCTTCATGTTCATCTGAAATGCAATGCTGATTATGTGGGAGctataaaagaagaagaggggaaAGCCACAGTACATGCTGTCGACGTGCGGGCCAGAGCAAAGAGGAGCTGCGGTTTCACAGGTTGGCCGTGAATAGGTGCAATAAAGAAACACAGATTGAATCATCATGAATGTGTTATTGTGCAGAAAACCAGACAAATGGCTTTTTCCAAATGAGCACAGAATTGGTGACAAAAGCATTAAACATGTATGCATTTCCCCTTTTAAGCTGGGTAATTATGCAGCAGGTTGCCTGTGTAATTCCACGTGAATGGCACAACAATGAAAGCTGTAATTCACTTCATATATTTTTACAGCTGTCTAGCAGCCAGACGTTGCCCCAGCTTCCCAAATGTATAATAATGAAGCTGTTTTCGTTGCATTTCTGCCACCTGTGTCGAGCTGCAGGTTGTGAAGCGCTATCACTGTGTGCTCTGTGTTTGCAGGAGGGACAGCAGTCTGGTGAAAGAGGAGATCAAAGCCTTCCTGGGGAACAGGAGGATCTCTCAGGCAGTGGTGGCACAAGTTACCGGTTAGTAACTGACACGCTCGGCCACATCACTCGCATCAGCCGTTTTCTGTTGCCAT
The genomic region above belongs to Pelmatolapia mariae isolate MD_Pm_ZW linkage group LG15, Pm_UMD_F_2, whole genome shotgun sequence and contains:
- the hmbox1b gene encoding homeobox-containing protein 1 isoform X4; this encodes MSEFSEEPRFTIEQIDLLQRLRRTGMTKQEILHALDTLDRLDREHGDKFGRRTSSSSSSSSSYGVGGANSCTNNSASNTTTTTSFNNNNTASATTTSSASCNGGAINSGSEGGAAEHAAAAASSTTSKISTATQTQFNSAGGLSLSPSNSYDTSPPPGPPPPSAILPSPVSLVALTQNGRDSLAATPNGKLSPPRYPVNSAAATRAFGFESTEEDLDIDDKVEELMRRDSSLVKEEIKAFLGNRRISQAVVAQVTGISQSRISHWLLQHGSDLSEQKKRAFYRWYTLEKTTPGATLNMRPAPLPLEEMEWRQTPPPLTTAPGTFRLRRGSRFTWRKECLAVMESYFNDNQYPDEAKREEIANACNAVIQKPGKKLSDLERVTSLKVYNWFANRRKEIKRRANIATILESHGIDVQSPGGHSNSDDIDGNDFSEQDDSAAHSEHQDPISLAVEMAAVNHTILALSRTGGGPNDIKTESLEDE
- the hmbox1b gene encoding homeobox-containing protein 1 isoform X2; the protein is MSEFSEEPRFTIEQIDLLQRLRRTGMTKQEILHALDTLDRLDREHGDKFGRRTSSSSSSSSSYGVGGANSCTNNSASNTTTTTSFNNNNTASATTTSSASCNGGAINSGSEGGAAEHAAAAASSTTSKISTATQTQFNSAGGLSLSPSNSYDTSPPPGPPPPSAILPSPVSLVALTQNGRDSLAATPNGKLSPPRYPVNSAAATRAFGFESTEEDLDIDDKVEELMRRDSSLVKEEIKAFLGNRRISQAVVAQVTGISQSRISHWLLQHGSDLSEQKKRAFYRWYTLEKTTPGATLNMRPAPLPLEEMEWRQTPPPLTTAPGTFRLRRGSRFTWRKECLAVMESYFNDNQYPDEAKREEIANACNAVIQKPGKKLSDLERVTSLKVYNWFANRRKEIKRRANIATILESHGIDVQSPGGHSNSDDIDGNDFSEQACDLPYFDKRPLSRPFGLYRLEPTSPTQDDSAAHSEHQDPISLAVEMAAVNHTILALSRTGGGPNDIKTESLEDE
- the hmbox1b gene encoding homeobox-containing protein 1 isoform X3; translation: MSEFSEEPRFTIEQIDLLQRLRRTGMTKQEILHALDTLDRLDREHGDKFGRRTSSSSSSSSSYGVGGANSCTNNSASNTTTTTSFNNNNTASATTTSSASCNGGAINSGSEGGAAEHAAAAASSTTSKISTATQTQFNSAGGLSLSPSNSYDTSPPPGPPPPSAILPSPVSLVALTQNGRDSLAATPNGKLSPPRYPVNSAAATRAFGFESTEEDLDIDDKVEELMRRDSSLVKEEIKAFLGNRRISQAVVAQVTGISQSRISHWLLQHGSDLSEQKKRAFYRWYTLEKTTPGATLNMRPAPLPLEEMEWRQTPPPLTTAPGTFRLRRGSRFTWRKECLAVMESYFNDNQYPDEAKREEIANACNAVIQKPGKKLSDLERVTSLKVYNWFANRRKEIKRRANIEATILESHGIDVQSPGGHSNSDDIDGNDFSEQDDSAAHSEHQDPISLAVEMAAVNHTILALSRTGGGPNDIKTESLEDE
- the hmbox1b gene encoding homeobox-containing protein 1 isoform X1; translation: MSEFSEEPRFTIEQIDLLQRLRRTGMTKQEILHALDTLDRLDREHGDKFGRRTSSSSSSSSSYGVGGANSCTNNSASNTTTTTSFNNNNTASATTTSSASCNGGAINSGSEGGAAEHAAAAASSTTSKISTATQTQFNSAGGLSLSPSNSYDTSPPPGPPPPSAILPSPVSLVALTQNGRDSLAATPNGKLSPPRYPVNSAAATRAFGFESTEEDLDIDDKVEELMRRDSSLVKEEIKAFLGNRRISQAVVAQVTGISQSRISHWLLQHGSDLSEQKKRAFYRWYTLEKTTPGATLNMRPAPLPLEEMEWRQTPPPLTTAPGTFRLRRGSRFTWRKECLAVMESYFNDNQYPDEAKREEIANACNAVIQKPGKKLSDLERVTSLKVYNWFANRRKEIKRRANIEATILESHGIDVQSPGGHSNSDDIDGNDFSEQACDLPYFDKRPLSRPFGLYRLEPTSPTQDDSAAHSEHQDPISLAVEMAAVNHTILALSRTGGGPNDIKTESLEDE